In Microbacterium foliorum, the following proteins share a genomic window:
- a CDS encoding glycoside hydrolase family 1 protein, with protein MLTFPDGFLWGAATAAHQVDGNNTTSNWWAMEHAPGSPMVEPSGDAADHFHRYPEDMRLLADAGLNSYRFSMEWARIEPERGFVSRAMLDHYRRMIDTARENGLDPTVTLMHFTVPQWFQKDGFWRADDAVDLFSRYVETVLPILEGVKYVCTINEPNIAAMLAGGEDAANLVAFGLPNPDLAVADTLLDAHHRASEILHSVSGVQAGWTIATQAFHSTGEPGADEMLAEYGDPRDHWYLDQSAGDDFVGVQAYTRTFIGPEGPRPVADDVETTLTGWEFFPEALEMGVRSAWERSGGVPVLVTENGIATADDTRRIAYTQGALEGLHRAISDGIEVKAYQHWSALDNFEWASGFRPTFGLIGFDHETFERSPKPSLAWLGEVARRNGL; from the coding sequence GTGCTCACATTCCCTGACGGCTTTCTCTGGGGCGCTGCGACCGCAGCCCATCAGGTGGACGGGAACAACACGACCAGCAACTGGTGGGCCATGGAGCATGCTCCCGGCTCGCCCATGGTGGAGCCCTCGGGCGACGCCGCCGACCACTTCCACCGGTACCCGGAGGACATGCGGCTGTTGGCGGATGCCGGTCTGAACTCGTACCGTTTCTCGATGGAGTGGGCCCGCATCGAGCCCGAGCGCGGGTTCGTCTCGCGGGCGATGCTCGACCACTACCGTCGCATGATCGACACGGCGCGCGAGAACGGGCTCGACCCCACGGTGACGCTGATGCACTTCACGGTGCCGCAGTGGTTCCAGAAGGACGGCTTCTGGCGTGCGGACGATGCGGTCGACCTGTTCTCGCGCTATGTCGAGACGGTGCTCCCGATCCTCGAGGGCGTGAAGTACGTCTGCACGATCAACGAGCCGAACATCGCGGCGATGCTCGCCGGGGGAGAGGATGCGGCGAACCTCGTCGCGTTCGGTCTGCCGAACCCCGACCTCGCAGTCGCCGACACGCTGCTCGACGCGCACCACCGTGCGAGCGAGATCCTGCACTCCGTCTCGGGTGTGCAGGCCGGATGGACGATCGCCACGCAGGCCTTCCACTCCACCGGAGAGCCCGGTGCCGACGAGATGCTCGCCGAGTACGGTGACCCTCGCGATCACTGGTACCTCGACCAGTCGGCCGGCGACGACTTCGTCGGCGTGCAGGCCTACACCCGCACCTTCATCGGACCCGAGGGCCCCCGGCCGGTGGCCGACGATGTCGAGACGACGCTCACCGGGTGGGAGTTCTTCCCCGAGGCGCTCGAGATGGGCGTGCGCAGTGCCTGGGAGCGCAGCGGCGGAGTGCCGGTGCTCGTGACCGAGAACGGCATCGCGACCGCCGACGACACTCGTCGCATCGCGTACACGCAGGGTGCGCTCGAGGGCCTGCACCGCGCGATCTCCGACGGCATCGAGGTCAAGGCGTACCAGCACTGGAGCGCGCTCGACAACTTCGAGTGGGCCAGCGGATTCCGACCGACCTTCGGGCTGATCGGCTTCGACCACGAGACGTTCGAGCGCTCGCCGAAGCCGTCGCTCGCATGGCTGGGCGAGGTCGCACGCCGCAACGGGCTCTGA